CCGCTCCTTTCTGTGAGAGAAGTTACGGAGTTTTTTAATAAGCAATGAATGTGCCAGATTCAATTAACCCATAACTCATTGTTTTTAGTTAAATTTTAAATATACCGTCCTTTGGCTTCTTTGGATCCAATCCGAAAAAGCTGTCAAAATTTGTCAGGCCTTAGGAACAGAGGTTCATAAATTGAATAAGGATTGAGGAATGAAGATCCCCAAAGGTTTCACCCATAAAAATCCTCATGGGATGAGGAATTGGCCGGTCAATGAGCGCCCCAGGGAAAGATTGATCAAGGAGGGGCCAGAAATTTTATCCGATGCCCACTTGCTAGCTGTGATCCTAAGAACGGGGACACGGGGAAATAGCGCCGTTGATCTTTCTCGGATTATGTTAAAGAAAACCGGGGGAATTGGTCCTTTGGGGCTATTAGAAATATCCGAACTTAGTTTAATTCCTGGAATCGGACCTGCCAAAGCGGCCCAAATTAAAGCTGTTTTTGAATTGAGCAGGAGAATTCATTCTTTCCCTCCCCCGAAGAGGGGAAAGATCCTTTCTAGCAAAGACCTTTTCCGGATGTATAGTTCTTTTTTTAAAAATAAAAAAAAAGAAATTTTTAAAGCGGTGTTATTAAATGGAAAACATCAAATTATAAAGGATTTCATTATTTCTCAAGGGAGTTTAAATTCAAGTATTGTCCATCCTAGGGAGGCTTTTAATCCCGCGATTCGTGAATCAGCCGCGGCGGTTGTTTTTATGCATAATCACCCCAGCGGAGATCCTTCTCCAAGTTCCCAGGATCTTGAGACAACCCATCGGTTGGTCAAAGTGGGGGACCTGATTGGGATTAAGGTGTTAGATCATATCATTATCGGAGATGGAAAATATGTAAGCCTGAACGATCGAAGGCTTTTAAAAGATGGGAGAGGCTAAACAAGAAATCAGAAGGAAAACCGAGAAATTTTGGGATCCGTAACCTCCCATGAAGAGTTCATTTAACATATAAGGAGATCATGTCTCGTGGAAAAGGGAAAGAATTTAAAACGGTTATTAAAGAAACCGGGTTTATTAACGGTGGTGGGGGCCCATGACGCCATCAGTGCAAAATTAATTGAAAAAGCCGGGTTTGATGGGATTTGGGCCAGCGGTTTTGGGATTTCTGCTGCCCAGCAATGTACTCCTGATGCAAGTGTTTTAACCATGACTGAAAGTCTTCAAGTCACCAAGGCCATGTGCGATGCCGTTCAAATTCCCGTGATTGCCGATTGTGACAACGGTTTCGGGAATGCCATCAATGTCATGAGAACCGTCAATGAATATGAAGCAGTAGGCGTTGCGGGTATTTGTATTGAAGATAATATTTTTCCCAAGCGATGTAGTTTCTATCCCGGGGTTAAACGTGAATTGGTTTCAATTGAAGAGCATGCTGGAAAGGTAAAAGCCGCCAAAAAGGCCCAGCGTTTCGATGAATTTGTGGTCATTGCCCGTACAGAAGCTTTCATCGCGGGTTGGGGGAAAGAAGAGGCCTTGAAACGCGCAAGAGCCTATGCGGAAGCAGGAGCCGATGCCATTCTGGTCCATTCTAAATCTTCAACCTTTGATGAATTAAAAGATTTTGCGGAATCTTGGAATGTGCCGGTCCCACTGGTTATTGTTCCGACCATTTTCTCAGGGGTACGACTACCTGAACTGCAGGAAGCAGGTTTTAAAATAGTAATCTTCGCAAACCAGGTATTGCGTTCCTCTATTCAGGCCATGAAGGAAACCTTACATACCCTTAAAATATCCGGCCAAGCCAAAGCCGTAGAAGACCGAATTGTTCCCTTGGAGGAGGTTTATGACCTGATCGGGGTATCTGAACTCAAGGAGAATGAAGCCGAATTTCTTCCGAAAGGGGCTGAAAAAGTTCGCGCCGTTGTGATGGCAGCCGGTTTTGAGGAAGAGTTGTTACCGTTGACGGAAGATAAACCCAAAGCCATGCTGGATATAAAAGGAAAAACTATTTTGGAACGGCAGGTCGAAGCCCTGAACCATTGTGGAATCAAGGATATTGCTGTGGTCCGTGGATACAAAAAGGAAATGATTAACCTTTCCAATCTCAGGTATTACGATAATGACCGGTTTGAAAAAACCGGAGAGGTTTATTCTCTTTTCTGTGCTGAAAGGGAATTGGAGGGCCCTCTGATTCTTCTCTATTCAGATATCGTTTTTGATCCAGGGGTTTTAGAAAAACTTCTTAAAAGTGAGGGGGATGTGGTTTTAGTTGTGGATAGGGCCTGGAATGATCAATACCGGGGTGGGTTTTTTCAGCCATCCCATGCGGTTGATCTGGTTATTACCGCATCACCGCCCCCTTCTTCATCCCACCGTTTTGTTCCCCGTGATGAAGAGGACCAGGTTTTA
The DNA window shown above is from Nitrospiria bacterium and carries:
- the radC gene encoding DNA repair protein RadC, which translates into the protein MKIPKGFTHKNPHGMRNWPVNERPRERLIKEGPEILSDAHLLAVILRTGTRGNSAVDLSRIMLKKTGGIGPLGLLEISELSLIPGIGPAKAAQIKAVFELSRRIHSFPPPKRGKILSSKDLFRMYSSFFKNKKKEIFKAVLLNGKHQIIKDFIISQGSLNSSIVHPREAFNPAIRESAAAVVFMHNHPSGDPSPSSQDLETTHRLVKVGDLIGIKVLDHIIIGDGKYVSLNDRRLLKDGRG
- a CDS encoding isocitrate lyase/phosphoenolpyruvate mutase family protein; the protein is MEKGKNLKRLLKKPGLLTVVGAHDAISAKLIEKAGFDGIWASGFGISAAQQCTPDASVLTMTESLQVTKAMCDAVQIPVIADCDNGFGNAINVMRTVNEYEAVGVAGICIEDNIFPKRCSFYPGVKRELVSIEEHAGKVKAAKKAQRFDEFVVIARTEAFIAGWGKEEALKRARAYAEAGADAILVHSKSSTFDELKDFAESWNVPVPLVIVPTIFSGVRLPELQEAGFKIVIFANQVLRSSIQAMKETLHTLKISGQAKAVEDRIVPLEEVYDLIGVSELKENEAEFLPKGAEKVRAVVMAAGFEEELLPLTEDKPKAMLDIKGKTILERQVEALNHCGIKDIAVVRGYKKEMINLSNLRYYDNDRFEKTGEVYSLFCAERELEGPLILLYSDIVFDPGVLEKLLKSEGDVVLVVDRAWNDQYRGGFFQPSHAVDLVITASPPPSSSHRFVPRDEEDQVLRIGQSLLPDQAHGEFIGMAMLSPQGAIQFRKIYHELMGKELGKKFQEAPSLEKISLTDMVQEMIDRKVSVKCIDIYKGWMEVDTFGDYQRAWGKIKK